In Gemmatimonas sp., a single genomic region encodes these proteins:
- a CDS encoding glycosyltransferase family 4 protein, whose protein sequence is MSGSAARPGDRLRIAVVNWQCRENPLAGGAEIHLHEIFGRLASRGHHVMLLCGGWPGCPPRATLDGIDVHRVGTRATFPLLVRRHWHQHFADQKFDVLVEDINKVPVFTPWWQAPPIVALVPHLFGGTAFQELAAPLATAVWLAERPLPVVYRRCAFEAISESTRDDLVSRRVHRDRIRVIFPGIDTDIYTPEPAQRADRPVFAYLGRLKKYKGVDLVLRSFAQCGVPEATLEIAGAGEFRAELEQLAGTLGVASRVRFLGRIDETQKCALLRRAWAFVFASPKEGWGITNLEAAASGTPVIASNSPGIRESVRHGETGFLVPHGDVAAMAESMRYLSGERALVERLGIAARRFAEAFTWENAARETEAHLREVVGKEEGR, encoded by the coding sequence GTGAGCGGAAGCGCCGCACGGCCGGGCGACCGGCTGCGGATCGCGGTCGTCAACTGGCAGTGCCGTGAGAATCCGCTCGCGGGTGGCGCTGAGATCCATCTGCACGAGATCTTCGGCCGGCTGGCGAGTCGCGGGCACCACGTCATGCTCCTTTGCGGCGGGTGGCCCGGCTGCCCACCGCGCGCCACGCTCGATGGCATCGACGTGCACCGCGTCGGCACTCGCGCCACGTTCCCGTTGCTCGTGCGCAGGCACTGGCACCAGCACTTCGCCGATCAGAAATTCGACGTGCTCGTCGAAGACATCAACAAGGTGCCGGTGTTCACGCCGTGGTGGCAGGCGCCTCCGATCGTGGCCCTGGTCCCGCACCTGTTCGGTGGCACCGCCTTTCAGGAGCTGGCCGCGCCCTTGGCGACGGCGGTGTGGCTCGCCGAGCGACCACTCCCGGTCGTGTATCGTCGCTGCGCATTTGAGGCCATTAGCGAAAGCACCCGGGACGACCTCGTGTCCCGGAGAGTGCACCGCGATCGGATTCGTGTCATTTTTCCGGGTATTGACACCGATATATACACGCCTGAGCCCGCCCAGCGTGCGGATCGTCCCGTATTCGCCTACCTCGGTCGACTGAAGAAGTACAAAGGGGTCGACCTGGTCCTGCGCTCGTTCGCACAATGTGGCGTCCCAGAGGCTACACTGGAGATCGCGGGGGCTGGCGAATTCCGCGCCGAACTCGAACAGTTGGCGGGAACCCTTGGGGTGGCCTCGCGGGTACGGTTTTTAGGACGTATTGACGAGACTCAGAAGTGCGCCCTGCTTCGACGGGCCTGGGCGTTTGTGTTCGCTTCACCGAAGGAGGGATGGGGGATCACGAATCTGGAGGCAGCGGCAAGCGGAACTCCGGTGATTGCGTCGAATTCTCCGGGGATTCGCGAGTCCGTGCGGCATGGCGAGACAGGCTTTCTCGTTCCGCACGGCGATGTCGCTGCGATGGCCGAGTCGATGCGGTACCTCAGCGGCGAGCGAGCGCTCGTCGAACGCCTGGGGATCGCTGCG
- the nusB gene encoding transcription antitermination factor NusB, with the protein MQDDAFWDTPVQEPLAPRAGRRSRGNRAATKGERVETRGRARALQALYAADLRDLTQLRKIATHVFDDLAVDPEERQFASRLVATVADKCAQLDADLAQVTNNWRLERLGAIERSVLRLAAAELDRNETPVKVVLQEAVHLAERYGTTRSARFVNGVLDAYARKLGRL; encoded by the coding sequence ATGCAGGATGACGCGTTCTGGGACACACCAGTCCAGGAACCGCTGGCCCCTCGCGCCGGTCGCCGCTCTCGTGGGAATCGTGCCGCCACGAAAGGCGAGCGCGTGGAAACCCGCGGGCGCGCCCGCGCGCTGCAGGCCCTGTACGCCGCCGATCTCCGTGATCTCACGCAGCTGCGCAAGATCGCCACGCACGTCTTCGACGATCTCGCCGTCGATCCCGAGGAGCGTCAGTTCGCCTCGCGGCTGGTGGCCACGGTCGCCGACAAGTGTGCCCAACTCGATGCCGACCTCGCGCAGGTCACCAACAACTGGCGACTCGAACGCCTCGGTGCCATCGAACGCAGCGTGCTCCGTCTCGCGGCCGCCGAGCTCGATCGTAATGAGACGCCGGTGAAGGTGGTCCTGCAAGAGGCGGTACACTTGGCCGAGCGCTACGGCACGACGCGCAGCGCGCGCTTCGTGAACGGGGTGCTCGACGCCTACGCCCGAAAACTCGGGCGCCTGTGA